The following proteins are co-located in the Thermodesulfobacteriota bacterium genome:
- a CDS encoding TIGR04053 family radical SAM/SPASM domain-containing protein codes for MRNLRDLDFSRTPFVAIWEVTRACDLACRHCRAEAIKQRSPGELSTEEGYDLIDKIRSMGTHLLVLSGGDPVKREDIFDLIRYGAVNGLRMATIPAATPSLTPGLVMRLKEAGLSQMALSLDGPDRETHDTFRGTPGAFDLTIKGAWYARMAELPLQINTTFGVHNIDRFEETACLVKDLGVVFWEVFFLVPMGRGQMLRQMKAYQYERLFDKLYRFSKEVDFIVKITEAQHYRRYVMERETRAGTPGAAVNLPERLTRDFGPGGSIGLAPKGVNSGNGFVFISHTGEVFPSGFLPISAGNVRNESIVDIYRKSPLFVGIRDYGKLKGKCGACKWKYICGGSRARAYALTGDYMESEPGCAFVPESYGRRSRKGACASLADA; via the coding sequence ATGAGAAACTTGAGGGACCTGGATTTTTCCCGGACGCCGTTCGTCGCCATTTGGGAAGTCACGCGGGCGTGCGATCTGGCGTGCCGTCACTGCAGGGCCGAAGCGATCAAGCAGCGGAGCCCCGGCGAGCTTTCGACGGAGGAGGGCTACGACCTTATCGACAAGATACGCTCCATGGGCACCCACCTCCTGGTCCTGAGCGGCGGCGACCCCGTAAAGAGAGAGGACATATTCGACCTTATAAGATACGGGGCGGTGAACGGCCTTCGCATGGCTACCATCCCCGCAGCCACGCCCTCCCTGACGCCCGGGCTCGTAATGAGACTAAAGGAGGCTGGCCTCTCGCAGATGGCATTGAGCCTGGACGGGCCGGACAGGGAAACGCACGACACGTTCAGGGGCACGCCCGGCGCTTTCGACCTGACGATAAAGGGCGCATGGTACGCGCGGATGGCCGAGCTCCCGCTCCAGATCAACACGACGTTCGGAGTGCACAACATCGACCGCTTCGAGGAAACCGCCTGTCTCGTAAAGGACCTCGGGGTCGTTTTCTGGGAGGTCTTCTTCCTCGTGCCCATGGGCCGGGGGCAGATGCTCAGGCAGATGAAGGCGTACCAGTACGAGAGGCTTTTCGATAAGCTCTACAGGTTTTCGAAAGAAGTCGATTTCATAGTGAAGATAACCGAGGCCCAGCACTACAGACGCTACGTAATGGAGCGGGAAACAAGGGCCGGGACGCCCGGTGCGGCGGTAAACCTGCCCGAGCGCCTCACGCGCGATTTCGGGCCGGGAGGAAGCATCGGTCTCGCCCCCAAGGGCGTCAACTCGGGAAACGGCTTCGTATTCATCTCGCATACCGGCGAGGTTTTTCCGAGCGGGTTCCTGCCTATTTCCGCAGGGAACGTGAGGAATGAAAGCATAGTCGATATATACAGGAAGTCCCCGCTTTTCGTGGGGATCAGGGACTACGGCAAACTCAAGGGCAAATGCGGCGCGTGCAAATGGAAGTACATCTGCGGCGGCTCGAGGGCGAGGGCCTACGCCTTGACGGGGGACTACATGGAGTCCGAGCCCGGCTGCGCGTTCGTCCCCGAGAGCTACGGGAGGAGATCTCGAAAAGGAGCGTGCGCCAGCCTTGCCGATGCATGA